Proteins encoded in a region of the Mariprofundus ferrinatatus genome:
- the alaS gene encoding alanine--tRNA ligase, with amino-acid sequence MKTSEIRQKFLDYFAGHGHEVVASSSLVPHGDPTLMFTNAGMVQFKHVFLGNEQRPYVTAVSSQKCVRAGGKHNDLENVGHTARHHTFFEMLGNFSFGDYFKHEAIRYAWEFLTNDLKLDANRLFVTVFEEDDEAYDIWTKEIGIPTDKIARIGAKDNFWSMGDTGPCGPCSEIFFDHGEDVWGGPPGTPEEDGDRFIEIWNLVFMQYDRDEDGNLTPLPKPSVDTGMGLERIAAVMQGVHNNYDIDLFKNLIAAACRETGIQFGDSAEQDVSLRVLADHLRSVAFLMADGVLPSNEGRGFVLRRILRRACRHGRLLGKQEAFIYKLVDTLVKEMGNHFAELREGQANIEQVIRIEEERFIKTLDKGLKLVEQAVNEAGEGGVIPGSTLFTLYDTYGFPTDLTADILKGSNVGLDMDGFESCMEEQRQRARAAWGGSGEASLPKALFELREKHGPTEFLGYTTLAAEGVITGLIKDGEATAGLNEGDEAWLVTNQTPFYGESGGQVGDTGLITTGDGEFVVSDTKKLLSDLFVHVGKVRRGSIKAQGIAQLSVGGERRDAIRRNHTATHLMHAVLRDVLGEHVKQAGSLVNPERLRFDFSHFQPIAREELKDIEAKVNAAIWANDPVETNLMTQDEAIASGAMALFGEKYGDEVRVVSAGFSTELCGGTHVKRTGDIGPFRIVSETGIAAGVRRIEAVTGPSAYQSFVTDIDTLNETAGALKVRPFEANDAVTALQAKLKEAEKELNSLRAKQATGLLDDLVKTAVEVNGVKLLAAEVSGVKDMRDFMDKAKGKLKSGVLVFGMKNGPKVQLVAGVTADLVGQFHAGNIVREVATICGGKGGGKPDMAMAGGTEPDKLKQALESVASLIQG; translated from the coding sequence GTGAAAACATCCGAGATTCGACAGAAATTTCTCGATTACTTTGCAGGTCACGGCCATGAGGTGGTGGCTTCAAGCTCGCTGGTACCGCATGGCGATCCGACGCTGATGTTTACCAATGCTGGCATGGTGCAGTTCAAACATGTTTTCCTCGGCAACGAACAGCGCCCCTACGTAACTGCAGTATCAAGTCAGAAGTGTGTGCGCGCAGGTGGTAAACATAACGATCTGGAGAATGTGGGGCATACCGCCCGACACCACACCTTTTTCGAGATGCTCGGCAACTTCTCATTTGGCGATTACTTCAAGCATGAGGCGATCCGATATGCTTGGGAGTTCCTTACAAATGATCTGAAGCTTGATGCCAACCGCCTGTTTGTCACCGTGTTTGAAGAGGATGACGAGGCGTACGATATCTGGACCAAAGAGATCGGTATCCCGACAGATAAAATCGCCCGCATCGGCGCCAAGGATAATTTCTGGTCGATGGGTGATACCGGACCGTGCGGTCCCTGCTCGGAGATCTTTTTCGATCACGGCGAGGATGTTTGGGGAGGCCCTCCGGGAACTCCAGAAGAGGATGGCGACCGCTTTATCGAAATATGGAACCTCGTGTTTATGCAGTACGATCGCGACGAGGATGGTAATCTGACACCGCTTCCGAAGCCTTCCGTTGATACCGGCATGGGACTGGAGCGTATTGCTGCGGTGATGCAGGGTGTACATAACAATTACGATATCGACCTGTTTAAAAACCTGATAGCTGCAGCATGCCGGGAAACCGGTATTCAGTTTGGTGACAGTGCCGAGCAGGATGTCTCCCTGCGCGTGCTGGCCGATCACCTGCGTTCCGTTGCGTTTCTGATGGCTGATGGCGTATTACCTAGTAATGAGGGACGAGGTTTCGTACTGCGCCGTATTCTGCGCCGTGCCTGTCGCCATGGTCGCTTGCTGGGCAAGCAGGAGGCATTCATCTACAAACTGGTGGATACCCTGGTGAAGGAGATGGGTAACCATTTTGCAGAGTTGCGTGAAGGGCAGGCCAATATCGAGCAGGTGATCCGAATCGAGGAAGAGCGCTTTATCAAGACGCTTGATAAGGGGCTTAAGCTTGTCGAGCAGGCCGTGAACGAAGCGGGTGAGGGCGGTGTAATTCCCGGCAGTACCCTGTTTACCCTCTACGATACTTATGGTTTTCCGACCGATCTGACCGCAGATATTCTCAAAGGCAGCAATGTCGGGCTGGATATGGATGGATTCGAGAGCTGCATGGAAGAGCAGCGCCAGCGTGCACGCGCCGCATGGGGTGGTTCTGGTGAAGCGAGCCTGCCGAAGGCACTGTTTGAGCTGCGCGAAAAGCATGGTCCAACCGAGTTTCTGGGTTATACGACGCTGGCGGCTGAGGGCGTTATTACCGGCTTGATCAAAGATGGTGAAGCGACCGCTGGGCTTAATGAAGGAGACGAGGCGTGGCTGGTTACCAACCAGACCCCATTCTATGGCGAGTCGGGTGGTCAGGTTGGTGATACCGGCCTGATTACCACCGGTGATGGTGAGTTTGTTGTTTCCGATACCAAGAAGCTGCTCTCCGATCTTTTCGTGCATGTCGGCAAGGTGCGCCGCGGTAGCATCAAGGCTCAGGGCATTGCGCAGTTATCGGTGGGGGGTGAACGCCGTGATGCCATTCGTCGTAATCACACGGCCACACATCTCATGCACGCTGTGTTACGGGATGTTCTGGGCGAGCATGTCAAACAGGCTGGCTCACTGGTGAACCCTGAACGTCTGCGTTTCGATTTCAGCCATTTTCAGCCGATTGCCAGAGAGGAACTGAAAGATATTGAGGCGAAGGTAAACGCGGCGATATGGGCCAATGATCCGGTTGAGACCAACCTGATGACGCAGGATGAGGCCATTGCATCCGGTGCTATGGCACTATTTGGCGAGAAGTACGGTGATGAGGTGCGTGTGGTCTCTGCCGGTTTCTCGACCGAGTTGTGTGGCGGCACGCATGTCAAACGAACCGGGGATATCGGCCCTTTCCGCATAGTGTCTGAAACAGGTATTGCAGCTGGTGTGCGTCGCATCGAGGCGGTTACTGGCCCTTCTGCCTACCAGAGCTTTGTCACTGATATCGATACACTCAATGAAACAGCCGGTGCTTTGAAGGTGAGGCCATTCGAGGCGAATGATGCAGTCACAGCACTGCAGGCGAAGTTGAAAGAGGCGGAAAAAGAACTGAATAGCCTGCGCGCCAAACAGGCCACGGGGCTGCTTGATGATCTGGTGAAAACCGCAGTCGAAGTGAATGGCGTCAAACTGCTCGCTGCTGAAGTTTCTGGTGTGAAGGACATGCGCGACTTCATGGATAAGGCCAAGGGCAAGCTGAAATCGGGCGTACTCGTATTCGGTATGAAAAACGGCCCCAAAGTGCAGTTGGTCGCTGGCGTTACTGCTGACCTCGTCGGCCAGTTCCATGCCGGAAATATTGTCCGTGAAGTTGCTACGATATGTGGTGGCAAGGGCGGTGGTAAGCCCGACATGGCGATGGCAGGCGGAACTGAGCCTGACAAGCTGAAACAGGCACTGGAGTCTGTCGCTTCTCTGATACAAGGCTGA
- the rmuC gene encoding DNA recombination protein RmuC, whose product MDVAQLTQPAAIIMMALAAVLLIIWLVTFRNQSEKIETLDSENRELKAAFHELEVELTERKIEVATLSERIEQVSRKLTDCQGQLAEREHEVSQSNNDKLKHLSLISELETTLDKERQGAQEKLALLEDAKQKLAGEFKLLANEIFEEKGKSFSEQNRASLDEVLKPMREQLGDFRKRVDEVHLNDSKDRAGLREHLSQLEKLNRQMSEDALSLTHALKGDSKAQGNWGEMILERILETSGLRKDHEYLREDSTDIGGGKRLRPDVIVRMPGDKHIIIDSKVSLTDYERAVAATEGDARKKFIKAHANSLRNHVRGLADKHYAHLPGVNSPDYVLMFMPIEAAYMMAIEEDQGIFETAFEKGVAVVTPSTLYATLKLIEQLWRYERQSDDVLKLIDRAGKLHDKMASFVESFEEIGVRLGQAQKAYDISLNRISTGPGNVISQIDVLGKLAGKTKKELPHHLVESAALSDDSDGVREAD is encoded by the coding sequence GTGGATGTAGCCCAGCTGACCCAACCTGCAGCCATCATCATGATGGCGCTTGCAGCAGTTCTGCTGATCATCTGGCTGGTCACTTTTCGCAATCAGAGCGAAAAGATTGAAACGCTGGATTCCGAAAACCGTGAATTGAAAGCCGCATTTCATGAGTTGGAAGTCGAGCTCACCGAGCGAAAAATCGAGGTGGCAACACTCTCCGAACGAATTGAGCAGGTAAGCCGGAAATTGACCGATTGTCAGGGCCAGTTGGCAGAAAGGGAACATGAAGTTTCACAATCTAACAATGATAAGCTGAAGCATCTTTCGCTGATCTCTGAGCTTGAAACCACGCTTGATAAAGAACGACAGGGGGCGCAGGAGAAGCTGGCGCTGCTTGAGGATGCTAAGCAGAAGCTTGCAGGTGAATTCAAGCTGCTAGCCAATGAGATCTTCGAGGAAAAGGGGAAAAGCTTCTCTGAACAAAACCGTGCCAGCCTCGATGAGGTGCTTAAGCCGATGCGAGAGCAACTGGGTGACTTCCGCAAACGTGTCGATGAAGTGCATCTGAATGATTCCAAGGATCGTGCCGGCCTTCGTGAGCACCTCTCCCAGCTTGAAAAACTTAATCGCCAGATGAGCGAGGATGCATTGTCGTTGACGCATGCATTGAAGGGGGACAGCAAGGCACAGGGAAACTGGGGCGAGATGATTCTGGAACGGATTCTCGAGACCTCGGGGTTGCGTAAAGATCACGAGTATCTGCGCGAGGATTCAACCGATATCGGGGGCGGAAAACGTCTGAGACCGGACGTGATCGTACGTATGCCTGGCGATAAACATATCATTATCGACTCCAAGGTCTCCCTGACCGATTATGAGCGTGCCGTTGCAGCTACTGAAGGTGATGCGCGGAAAAAGTTCATCAAAGCGCACGCTAACAGTCTTCGCAATCATGTACGTGGACTTGCCGATAAACATTACGCGCACTTACCAGGCGTGAACTCTCCCGATTATGTGTTGATGTTTATGCCGATCGAGGCTGCCTACATGATGGCGATCGAAGAGGATCAGGGTATCTTTGAAACGGCGTTTGAAAAAGGGGTGGCCGTGGTAACACCTTCGACACTCTATGCTACCCTGAAATTAATCGAACAGTTGTGGCGCTATGAGAGGCAGAGTGACGATGTTCTAAAGCTGATCGACAGGGCCGGAAAACTGCATGATAAAATGGCCAGTTTCGTTGAATCATTTGAGGAGATCGGGGTTCGATTGGGGCAGGCGCAGAAAGCATATGATATTTCGTTGAACCGCATCAGTACCGGACCGGGCAATGTGATCAGCCAGATAGATGTTCTGGGTAAACTGGCTGGTAAAACCAAGAAAGAGTTGCCGCACCATCTGGTTGAATCCGCTGCACTATCTGATGATTCAGACGGAGTCCGTGAAGCGGATTAG
- a CDS encoding FKBP-type peptidyl-prolyl cis-trans isomerase, with product MQISANSPVTIHYTLTLPNGDIVESSCGGDPLSYIHGTDALVAGLERALEGKSAGDRIAISVNPEDGYGERRDDLIQTIPRNIFQFDGKIENGMRFQADTGSGIELVTVISVDEENITVDGNHPMAGETLNFVVDIVEVGKPSES from the coding sequence ATGCAGATCTCAGCAAACAGCCCGGTCACCATTCACTATACGCTGACACTTCCGAACGGCGACATCGTCGAATCTTCTTGTGGCGGTGATCCGCTCTCCTATATCCACGGAACCGATGCGCTTGTTGCAGGCCTTGAGAGAGCGCTGGAAGGCAAGTCGGCAGGCGATCGCATTGCAATTAGCGTGAATCCAGAAGATGGGTATGGCGAACGCAGGGATGACCTGATCCAGACTATTCCACGCAATATTTTCCAGTTTGATGGTAAAATCGAGAACGGTATGCGTTTTCAGGCTGATACTGGAAGCGGCATTGAACTGGTAACTGTCATAAGCGTGGATGAAGAGAATATCACGGTAGATGGCAACCACCCTATGGCCGGTGAAACCCTTAACTTCGTTGTTGATATCGTAGAGGTCGGGAAACCTTCAGAAAGCTAA
- a CDS encoding sodium ion-translocating decarboxylase subunit beta — MQNELIDKLWITTGIANFEWGQVLMIGVGLLLLYLAIVKKFEPLLLVPIGFGAILSNIPVAEISGPEGMLGLIYHVGIETGIFPLLIFMGVGALTDFGALIAMPRTLMLGAAAQFGIFTTLLGALALNIIPGFEFSLADAAAIGIIGGADGPTAIFLASRLAPDLLGAIAVAAYSYMALVPLIQPPIMKLLTTEKERKIKMQQLRPVSRAEKIVFPLTVLLLCVIFLPTAAPLIGMLTFGNLLRECGVVERLSNASQNEIINTVTIFLGLAVGSKLSAEKFLNVETLGILVLGMLAFAVGTAAGVLMGKLMCRLSDGKINPLIGAAGVSAVPMAARVVNKVGLESDHHNFLLMHAMGPNVAGVIGSAVAAGILLAIVGA, encoded by the coding sequence ATGCAGAATGAACTGATAGACAAACTCTGGATCACCACAGGTATTGCCAATTTTGAATGGGGACAGGTGCTGATGATCGGCGTCGGCCTGCTGCTGCTCTATCTGGCCATCGTAAAGAAGTTCGAGCCGCTGCTTCTCGTTCCAATCGGCTTTGGCGCCATCCTGAGCAATATTCCAGTCGCCGAAATTTCCGGTCCCGAAGGCATGTTAGGGCTGATCTACCACGTCGGCATTGAAACCGGCATCTTCCCGCTGCTGATCTTTATGGGCGTTGGTGCACTCACCGATTTCGGTGCCCTGATCGCCATGCCGAGAACCCTGATGCTAGGTGCCGCTGCTCAGTTCGGAATATTTACTACACTGCTTGGCGCACTGGCACTGAATATAATTCCGGGCTTTGAGTTCAGCCTCGCAGATGCTGCCGCTATCGGCATTATCGGCGGCGCAGACGGCCCCACAGCCATCTTCCTGGCCTCACGCCTGGCTCCTGACCTGCTGGGCGCCATTGCGGTTGCCGCCTACTCCTACATGGCGCTGGTGCCGCTTATTCAGCCACCGATCATGAAACTGCTGACCACTGAAAAAGAGCGCAAGATCAAAATGCAGCAGCTTCGTCCTGTAAGCCGTGCTGAAAAGATTGTCTTTCCGCTCACCGTCCTGTTGCTCTGCGTTATATTCCTGCCGACTGCAGCGCCCCTGATAGGCATGCTCACCTTCGGAAACCTGCTACGCGAATGCGGCGTCGTAGAGCGTCTCTCCAACGCGTCGCAGAATGAGATCATCAATACGGTAACCATTTTCCTCGGTCTTGCTGTCGGCTCCAAACTTTCTGCCGAGAAGTTCCTCAATGTTGAAACGTTAGGCATCCTAGTGCTTGGTATGCTGGCGTTTGCAGTCGGAACGGCTGCAGGCGTCCTGATGGGTAAACTGATGTGTCGCCTGAGCGACGGAAAAATCAATCCACTGATCGGCGCCGCAGGTGTTTCGGCCGTACCGATGGCTGCACGTGTCGTGAATAAAGTCGGGCTTGAGTCAGACCACCACAACTTTCTGCTCATGCACGCCATGGGCCCGAATGTGGCAGGTGTAATCGGTTCTGCTGTTGCAGCTGGTATTCTGCTCGCCATTGTCGGCGCTTAA
- the oadA gene encoding sodium-extruding oxaloacetate decarboxylase subunit alpha, whose translation MNQPLGITELVLRDGHQSLLATRMRIEDMLPIAEKLDKVGFWSLEMWGGATFDACIRFLGEDPWDRLRLLSEAMPNTRKQMLLRGQNILGYRHYADDVVTAFIERAAKNGMDVFRIFDAMNDMRNLETAVKATLNVGKHAQGTISYTVSPVHTLDMWVDMGKELEDMGCHSICIKDMAGLLKPYVAKELVTRLKQSVSIPIAMQCHATTGMSTAAIVKAAESGLDIADTSISSMSHTYGHSATESVVAILEDEKRATGLDLKLLEEIAAYFRDVRKKYEKFEGSLRGIDSRILVAQVPGGMLTNLESQLQQQNASDRFDEVLKEIPKVREDLGYLPLVTPTSQIVGTQAVFNVLTGARYQTITKETAGVLKGEYGKTPAEVNKELQIKVLDGGKPITCRPADLIEDEMDQLTVELCGIANEKDFELSDKLIEDVLIYALFPQVGLKFLRNRDNPDAFEPAPWLEKDEPKAAAKPAVSERYYITVNDKEYDVVVSPEGVVTSLEPATASAAPAAHLAPAATPAVNTPAVSVGAPMAGNIYKINVTPNQHVKDGDVILIMEAMKMETEVRSTHSGTIVSVEVREGDSVDVGQALVTIA comes from the coding sequence CGCTGGGAATTACAGAACTGGTCCTGCGTGACGGCCATCAGTCGCTGCTGGCAACACGCATGCGCATAGAAGATATGCTGCCGATTGCCGAAAAGCTGGACAAGGTTGGCTTCTGGTCACTGGAAATGTGGGGGGGCGCCACTTTCGATGCCTGCATCCGCTTTCTTGGAGAGGATCCCTGGGATCGCCTTCGACTGCTCTCTGAAGCCATGCCCAACACACGCAAACAGATGCTGCTACGGGGCCAGAACATCCTCGGTTACCGACACTATGCTGATGATGTAGTAACCGCATTTATCGAACGCGCTGCCAAAAATGGCATGGACGTGTTCCGTATCTTTGATGCCATGAATGACATGCGTAATCTGGAAACTGCCGTCAAAGCCACCCTGAACGTGGGCAAACATGCACAGGGAACGATCTCCTATACCGTCAGTCCGGTTCACACGCTCGACATGTGGGTAGACATGGGTAAAGAGCTCGAGGATATGGGCTGCCACTCCATCTGCATTAAGGACATGGCCGGGCTTCTTAAACCTTACGTAGCCAAAGAACTGGTCACACGTCTCAAGCAGTCGGTCTCCATTCCGATTGCTATGCAGTGTCACGCCACCACCGGCATGAGTACTGCAGCAATTGTTAAAGCTGCCGAGTCCGGGCTTGATATTGCAGACACAAGTATCTCATCGATGAGCCATACCTATGGTCACTCTGCTACGGAATCCGTAGTCGCAATTCTTGAAGATGAGAAACGCGCCACAGGACTCGACCTTAAGCTGCTGGAAGAGATTGCCGCATACTTCAGAGATGTACGCAAAAAATACGAGAAGTTCGAAGGCTCACTGCGCGGCATCGACTCCCGCATTCTGGTCGCCCAGGTGCCGGGAGGAATGCTCACCAACCTAGAGAGCCAGTTGCAGCAGCAGAATGCATCTGACCGCTTTGATGAAGTGCTTAAAGAGATTCCGAAAGTACGTGAAGATTTGGGCTATTTGCCACTGGTCACACCTACCTCGCAGATTGTCGGCACGCAGGCGGTATTCAATGTACTGACCGGTGCGCGCTATCAGACCATTACCAAGGAGACTGCCGGCGTACTGAAAGGCGAATATGGCAAGACGCCAGCTGAGGTAAACAAAGAGTTGCAGATCAAGGTGCTCGACGGCGGCAAACCGATCACCTGCCGCCCTGCGGATCTGATTGAAGATGAGATGGATCAGCTGACTGTTGAGCTGTGCGGCATTGCCAATGAGAAAGATTTCGAACTCTCCGACAAGCTGATTGAAGATGTACTGATCTACGCCCTCTTCCCGCAGGTCGGACTGAAGTTCCTGCGCAACCGAGATAATCCTGATGCCTTTGAACCGGCACCTTGGCTGGAAAAAGATGAGCCCAAGGCGGCCGCGAAGCCAGCAGTATCCGAACGCTATTATATTACTGTCAACGATAAGGAGTACGATGTAGTGGTATCACCTGAGGGTGTAGTAACCTCTCTGGAACCTGCTACAGCTTCTGCTGCCCCGGCTGCGCATCTTGCCCCGGCCGCCACACCGGCGGTTAACACGCCAGCCGTTTCAGTCGGCGCCCCTATGGCAGGCAATATTTATAAGATCAATGTCACACCGAATCAGCATGTCAAAGATGGCGATGTCATCCTGATCATGGAAGCAATGAAGATGGAAACTGAAGTTCGCTCAACACATAGCGGCACGATTGTCAGTGTTGAAGTCAGAGAAGGTGACAGTGTGGATGTGGGCCAGGCTCTGGTCACCATTGCCTGA